GATTAAGCGTCTAAGAGAGTTAGGCTTTGAGCGTATTACCCTAAAGACCGGGGCATATCCTATGCGAGAGTTGGCTATGGCTATTAAGTTTAGTTCTCTGGCTGAGATTGACCTTTTGACAATTGATGGTGCTTCAGGCGGAACAGGTATGAGCCCTTGGAGAATGATGGAAGAATGGGGCATACCTACATTCTATCTGCAGTCAATGACCTATGAGATTTGTCAGAAGCTAGATAAGAAAGGGATACGCATTCCAGATATTGCTATTGCTGGTGGTTTCTCAACCGAGGACCATATATTTAAGGTATTAGCAATGGGTGCTCCTTATGTAAAGGCAGTGTGCATGGGAAGGGCTTATATGATTCCAGGTATGGTCGGTAAAAATATTGGTTACTGGATTGAAGGCAAAGACCTGCCGAATACTGTCTCTTGCTATGGGAAAAAGCCCGAAGAGATATTTGTCTGTTACGAAGAGCTTGAGGAGAAATATGGCAAAAGAATGAAAGAGATACCACTGGGTGCAATGGGAATCTATAGCTTTAGCCAGAAGCTCAAAGTTGGACTTCAGCAGTTAATGGCCGGAAGCAGAAACTTTAAGCTCTCTACTATCTCTAGGAAGGATATAGTCTCTTTAACTGAAGAAGCAGCCAAGGTTTCGGGCATTCCATATGTAATGGATGCCTACAGAGAGGAAGCAGAAAAGATTATAAGCTCTTAAAAAAGTTTGTAGGTAGAGTAGAAAGCTAAAAAAGAAGGGGATAGGTTAATATTGCCTATCCCCTTTTCTTTAGAGTAGGGGTAGGTATTTTTTGATTTCATGCTGGGTAATCTGAATACGATAATCTTCCCATTCCTTTTTCTTATTAAACAAGAATCGAGAAAGGATATGCTCACCCAGGATCTCTTTAATAAACTCGCTTTTTTCAGTCTCCATAATTGCCTCAAAAAGGTTTCCAGGTAAAGAGGTGAGGCCTCTTTTTTCCCGTTCCTCCATAGCCATATGGTAGATGTTAGGCTCAACCGCAGGAGGTAGAGGGTATTTTTTCTCAACTCCTTCTAATCCTGCTGCAAGCATTACTGAAAAGGCAAGATATGGGTTGCAGGCTGGATCAGGACACCTTAATTCTATCCGAGTTGCCTTTTCGTTTCCGGGTCGGTATAAGGGAACCCGCAGAAGTGCAGTTCTGTTTCTCTGAGCCCAAGAGGCATAAACCGGAGCCTCATAGCCTGCTACCAGCCGTTTATATGAATTTACCCATTGTGCGGTTAAAGAACAGATTTCCCTAGCATGTTTAAGCTGTCCGGCAATAAACCCTTTGGCAATAGAAGAGAGGTGGTATTTATCTCTCTTATCAAAGAAAGTATTCTTATCACCCCGAAACAAAGATTGGTGAACATGCATGCCAGAACCATTTACACCAAACAGAGGCTTGGGCATAAAAGTAGCATAAACCCCGCTTTGCTGTGCAATCTCTTTGACTACGTATTTTATGGTGATTACGTTATCTGCTGCAGTTAAGGCATTTGTATACTTAGGATCTATTTCATGCTGGCTAGGGGCAACCTCATGATGGGTTGCTTCCATAGTTATGCCCATTTCCTCTAAGACTCGAACTGTTTTGTTTCTTAAGGTGTTTGCTAAATCATTTGGAATTAACTCAAAATAAGAACCTTCATCAATAATCTGGGGGCTCTTGTTGGATTTAAAATAAAAGTATTCAACCTCAGGCCCTATATAAAATGTAAGACCTAACTTACCTGCTCGGGCCGTGGCCTTCCTTAAGACATACCTTGTATCACCCACATAAGGACTCTGATCCGGACTTAATATATCACAGAATATCCTGGCAATAGGCCCAGTCTCAATTGTCCAGGGAAGCACCTTAAACGTAGTTACATCTGGCATAGCAATAATATCAGACTCTTGTGCCTCAGCAAACCCAGTGACTGAAGAGCCATCAAAACCCTTACCATGTTCTAAGGCATCCTTTAATTCACCTTTGGTAATAGACACACACTTTAAAATACCTAAGATATCCACAAACCAGAGCTGGATAGTCCTAATATTATCTTTATGGATTTTTTCTATTATATCCTTTATTCCTTGTTTCCTGTTCTTTTTGCCAAGAGAGGGGATATCTATGCTGATAGGTTCTCTTTTTGCTGAGGGGTCCTCTAAAAGCACTTGGTCTTTAGCTATGATATATCTACTGCCTACCTTTTCTGCAAATAGAGTACCACTTTTAATACGTTCAATAACTGCCTGCCTGGAAATGCCTAAGATCTTGGCTGCCTGGGTTGGACTTAAATATTCTTCCATTATTACCTCCATTAGTTAAGTGTTTTGTAAGGTATCATTTAATGTTACTTTACAAGTGTAAAGCATTGCTTGACATTTGTCAAGTATTTTTTTATCTTTTTTTTACATGAGTCATGTTTAGGCTAAAATAGTCATTTTTTAGCCTAAACTCTCTCTTTAGCTACTCACTTTTCCTGCATACTTTTTCTTTTGACATACGATTTTTTTAATGATAGACTATTGTTTACCATCTCAAAATCATCATGTCAGAAGTTAACCCTCAAAAAATTCCACTTTTAAATCCACTAATTTAACTTAATAAGGAGGCACTATGAAGTCCGCTGAGTTTACTGTCAAAGAGATAAAACTAGAAGATCTAAGCCCACAAAAATTTATAGAAGAAAAGGCTCAAGAGATTTCCATTGCAGTTAAAGATGACGTTGCTATTAATGCCCTTTCTGGTGGAGTAGATTCCTCTGTAGTTACCATGTTAGGACATAAGGCCTTAGGGAAAAGATTAAAGACCTATTTTATTGAGAATGGCATTATGAGAGAAGGTGAGGCAGAAAGGATTGCAAATATCTTTAAAGAATTAGGAGTTAAGGTAGAGATTTTTGATGCAAGAAAAGAGTTCTTTTCTGCTCTTAAAGGCCTAACAGACCCAGAAGAAAAAAGAGAGGCAATTACACAGACCTTTTACAAAAAGGTATTTGGTGATTTAGTAAGAAACAGTGGTTCAAAATATCTCTTGCAAGGCACAAATTACACTGATGTAGAAGAGACAATTGCTGGAATAAAACGCCAGCATAATATCCTAGAACAACTTGGAATTGATACTCAGGCAAGCTTTGGCTATAAAGTCCTAGAGCCAATTATTGAACTTAGAAAATCTGGAGTAAGAGAGATTGCCAAAGCAGTAGGTCTGCCTGAGGAGATTCATAATCGGCCACCATTTCCCGGACCAGCATTAGCAGCAAGGGTTATAGGCGAGGTAAACCCAGAACGTACTGAAACCGTTAGAAAAGCAACTACCATTGTTGAACAAGAGTTATCTTCAACAAAGGCATTCCAATACCTGGCAATACTACACCAAGACAGAGTCACTGGCATAAGAGATGGAAAACGTGATTTTGGTCTTCAGATTGAAGTAAGATGTTGGGAAAGCAAAGATGCCTTAAAAGGCACTCCTACCAGACTTTCCTTTGATATTCTAGAAAAACTCTCAAAAAGAATAACTACGGAAGTTCCAGGAGTAGTAAGCGTTACCTATAATATAACCACTAAGCCGCCGTCTACGATTGAGGCAATATAGGTTAGCGTTTAGAAAGATAGGACCGGACACAATTTTATAAGTCCTAGAACAAGGTGTTCTCCGCTCTAGGCGGACAGGCGCTAACGGAGGTCTAACCCATGAAACCCCTAGTAGTCTTTTATTCAAGAACCGGCATTACTAAACAAGTGGCAGAGGATATTAGTAATGTATTAGGATGTGATGATGAGGAGATTATTGATACTAAGGATAGGAGTGGAGCTAAAGGATATGTGATTGCAGGTAAAGATGCAGTTATGAAGAAGGGCACAGTAATAGAAGAGGTTAAAAAAGATCCTGCAAGTTATGATTTGGTTATTATAGGTACTCCAGTCTGGGGTTTTACTATGGCTTGCGCGATTAGAACTTATATAGAACAGAAGAAAGAGGCGTTGAAAAGAGTAGCCTTCTTTATAACACAAGGTAGCGCAGGAGGTAAGAAGACATTACAAGATATGGAAAAGCTTTGTGGCCAGAAGCCGGTTGCACTAATGGAGGTTTTGGAAAAGGAGGTTAAAAGAGGTCAGGCCTTTGATAAGGTTAAGGAGTTTGTTGATGAAATAAAGAAAAAACTAGATTAATTTCTCTTGACAATTTAGTGCTACTGTGGATAATAGTGGAGATGATTGTAGAGAACTTACATAGGGATACCAAGACGCTCGAGGAAGGAGCGTCTTTTTTTTAGATAAAAGCGGCAACCTATTTTAGTTAAGATGACAAAGGCGTCCTTTCTGCGTACAAAGATGTAGAGGGGACGCCTTTCTCTATATTAAGGTAATTAAATGAAAAGATATAAAAATAACCTACTTGCTAGTAAAGGAGAGTTTTAATGCCAAGACGCAAAGATATCAAAAAAGTGCTAATTATTGGTTCAGGTCCGATTATTATTGGTCAGGCCTGTGAGTTTGATTATTCTGGTACCCAGGCCTGTAAGGCCTTGAAGGAAGAAGGCTTTGAGGTGGTATTGGTTAATTCAAATCCGGCTACGATTATGACTGATCCAGGTACGGCTGATAAGACTTATATTGAGCCTTTAACAGTTGAGACCTTGGAGAAGATTATTGCAAAGGAAAGGCCAGATGGGCTCTTGTCTAATTTAGGAGGCCAGACTGGTTTGAATCTTTCTTTAAGTCTGTATAAAGCAGGCATCTTGAAGAAATACGGTGTTGAGATTATAGGGGTTAAGGCAGATGCTATTGAAAGAGGTGAAGACCGTCTTGCATTTAAAGAGACAATGGCAAAGCTAGGTTTAGAGGTTCCTCGTTCAAAGGTTTCTACATCAGTAGAAGAGGCTGAAAAAATCGCAGAAGGGCTTAAATATCCGGTTGTCTTGCGTCCTGCCTATACCTTAGGCGGTACTGGTGGTGGCATAGCCTATAATGTAGAAGAGTTAAGAATCGTTGTAGCCCGGGGTCTGGCTGCAAGCATAGTAGGACAGGTTTTAGTTGAGGAGTCGGTTATAGGATGGGAAGAGTTAGAGCTTGAGGTAGTTAGAGATCAAAAGAATCAGAAGATTACTGTTTGCTTTATTGAGAATATTGATGCTATGGGAATACACACTGGAGATAGTTTCTGCGCTGCTCCCATGCTTACTGTGCCTGAGAAATTGCAGAAACGTATGCAGGAATTTTCCTATAGAATTGTGGATGCAATTGGAGTAGTAGGAGGCACCAATATCCAGTTTGCCCATAATTTAGAAGATGACCGGTTGGTAGTGATAGAGATTAATCCTAGGACCTCTCGTTCTTCTGCCCTTGCCTCTAAGGCTACTGGTTTTCCCATTGCCAGAATCTCTACCAAATTGGCAGTAGGTTTGACTATGGATGAGATTCCTTATTGGCGAAAAGGCACATTGGAAAAATATGAACCCTGGGGAGATTATGTGGTTATTAAGTTTGCCCGCTGGGCCTTTGAGAAATTCGCTGGGGCTAAGGATGTATTAGGAACCCAGATGAAGGCAGTGGGTGAGGTAATGAGTATTGCCAAAAACTTTAAAGAGGCCTTTCAAAAAGCAATTCGTTCTTTGGAAATAAAAAGATATGGCTTAGGTTATGCCAAAGACTTTAATAGTCTTTCCTTAGAGAGACTAAAGGAGAAACTAGCCCAACCTTCTAGTGAGCGTGTTTTTCTTATGTATGAGGCCTTACGTAAAGGCATGAGCGTAGAAGAGCTCTATTCCTTAACTTTTATCGGACGCTGGTTTATTAGCCAAATGAAGGAGCTAGTAGAGTTTGAAGAGAAGTTGCTTAAATACTCTTGGAAAGACCTGCCGGATCAAGAGTTGGCCAAGGCCAAGGAATGGGGTTTTTCTGATAAATATCTAGGTCAACTTTTTCAAGTAAAGGAGGCAGAGGTAAGGCAGAAGAGAATTGCGATTGGAAAAGTAGCTTGCTTTGAGCCGGTTCCGGTTAGCGGGGTAGAAAACGCAGCTTATTATTATTCTACTTTTAATGCCAAAGACACAGTACCTGTTTCTAGTAATAAGAAGGTAATGATTTTAGGCGGTGGGCCGAATAGAATCGGACAGGGTATTGAATTTGATTATACTTGTGTACATGCAGCCTTTGCCCTGCGCGATGAAGGCTATGAATCAATTATGGTCAATTGTAATCCAGAGACAGTATCTACTGATTATGATACTTCTAACAAGCTCTATTTTGAGCCTTTGACTGTTGAGGATGTCTTGACAATCTATGAGAAAGAAAAACCCATAGGAGCTATTGTCCAGTTTGGAGGCCAGACTCCTTTAAATATTGCCCAAGAATTAAAAGACAATGGAGTAAACATATTAGGCACTACTCCTGAGAATATAAACCTGGCAGAGGATAGGGAACGCTTTAGAGAAAGGATGATAAACCTAGGCATTCCCCAGCCGGAAAGTGGCACAGCACGTTCCTTAGAAGAGGCCATTAATATTGCCAAGAGAATAGGTTTTCCTCTTATGGTGCGGCCATCCTATGTACTAGGTGGTAGGGGTATGGAGATTGTCTACGATGAATATATGCTCAAGCGTTATGCCCAGGAAGCAATTAATGTTAGTCCAGAACACCCCATGCTTATTGACCGATTCCTAGAGCATGCTATTGAGGTAGAGGTTGATGCACTTTCAGATGGCAAGGATAGCTTTATTGCTGGAATCATGGAGCATATAGAGCCAGCTGGAGTGCATTCTGGAGATTCTGCCTGTGCTATTCCTACAAAGACTATAAAGACAAAACACCTTAAGGATATAGAGAAATACACAGCTGCTATTGCAAAAGAACTTAAGGTTGTGGGTCTAATGAATATTCAGTATGCAATCTGCAATGAAGAGGTTTATATCTTGGAGGCTAATCCGCGTGCAAGCCGAACTGTACCTTTAGTTTCTAAGATAACCGCTATTCCTATAGCTCGTATAGCAACTCAATTAATGTTAGGCAAGCGCATTAAGGAATTTCCTGAATTAAAGAAGAAAAAGATTCCTTATGTAGGGGTTAAAGAGGCGGTCTTTCCGTTTAATATGTTTCCAGAAGTAGATCCAGTATTAGGTCCGGAAATGAGAGCTACTGGAGAGGTTATGGGAATCGCTGACAGCTTTGGGCTTGCTTTTTACAAGGCAGAGGAAGCCAGCGGGACCAAGCTTCCCTTAAAAGGTAACATCCTGTTAACCGTAGCTGATAAGGATAAGAAGTACTTAGTGCCTATTGCTAAAGAGATGAAGCAGCTAGGTTTTAATATCTATGCTACAGGAGGAACCGGTGAATTCCTGAATAAGAAGGGAATAGAGAATAAGGTAATAAGAAAATTGCATGAGGGCAGACCGAATATTTCCGATGCAATAAAGAACAAAGAGATTAATCTTATTGTTAATACCCCTATTGGTCGTAGCTCAAAATTCGATGATAGCTACATCCGCATAATGGCAGTGCGGCATAAGATTCCATACATTACCTCAATAGCCGCTGCCCAGGCAAGTATTGAAGGTATTAAAGCAGTGAGTAGTTCTGAGTCTTTACCAAAGGCGCTTCAGGATTATCATAAGGAAATAGGCTAGAATATATTAAAGAATAAAAGGAGAGATCGGTGAAGACAAAACCAGGTTTTGATAATGAAAAATACCTAAAAGAGCAGACGCAGGCTATTCTAAAAAGGGTTAAGAAGTTTGACAATAAATTATATCTTGAGTTTGGCGGTAAGATAATCTTTGACTATCATGCCTCAAGGGTATTGCCTGGCTTTGATCCTAATGTAAAGATGAAGCTCTTACAGAAGCTAAAAGATAAGGCAGATATTATACTCTGTATTTATGCCGGCGATATCGAAAGAAGAAAGGTAAGAGCAGATTTTGGCATTACCTATGATGTTGATGCCATGAAGCTTATTGATGATTTAAGAAGCTGGGATATTGATGTCTTAGCTGTGGTGATAACCAGATTCGATAACCAGCCAGCAGCAAATATATTTAAGAATAAGTTGGAACGCAGAGGTGTAAAGGTATATACGCATCGTTTTACCAAAGGTTATCCTACGGATGTGGATTTAATAGTTAGTGATGAGGGTTATGGAGCAAACGAATATATCCAAACCAAGAATCCACTTGTTATAGTTACTGGTCCTGGACCAGGCAGTGGTAAATTAGCTACTTGTCTTTCCCAGTTATACCATGATTATAGAAAAGGCCAGAAGTCAGGATATGCTAAATTTGAGACCTTTCCTATTTGGAATATTCCCCTCAAGCATCCTGTAAACGTGGCATATGAGGCTGCGACAGCTGACTTAAGAGATTTTAATCTGGTAGATCCTTTTCATCTTGAGGCCTACAAAAAGACAGTAATTAACTATAACCGCGATGTAGAGATATTTCCTGTTCTTAAGAGGATATTAGAAAAAATCACCGGAACACATTCTATATATAAATCTCCTACTGATATGGGGGTAAATTGCGCTGGCTTTGGAATTGTTAATGATGAAATGGTAAAAGAGGCAGCAAAACAGGAGATAATACGAAGATATTTTAGATATTCCTGTGAATATCTAGTGGGTTTTGTGGATAAAGAGACAGTAGATAGGGTAGAGCTTCTTATGGAAGCAGTCAATGTTAAGCAAGCAGATAGAAGAGTGGTTGCTTCTGCAAGGGAGGCTGCTAAACAGGCTCAAGAGAAGAATAAAGTAAATGAAGGAATCTTCTGTGGCGCTGCCATAGAATTAAAGGATGGCTTAATAGTTACAGGAAAGAATTCTTCTCTTATGCATGCGACATCTAGTCTTATCCTGAATGCCATAAAGATCTTAGCTGATATCCCTGACAAGATACATTTGTTAGCACCTAATATAATAGAGTCAATAGTAAATTTGAAGGAGAATGTTTTAGGTGCCAAGACGCTAAGCCTGGATTTAGAAGAGGTATTGATTGCCTTAAGTATAGGCGCAGATACAAATCCTGCCGCGCAATTTGCTATGGAGAAATTAAAGGAGCTCCAAGGCTGTGAAGTGCACATAACTCATATGCCTAGCTCAGGTGATGAGACAGGATTGCGTAGACTAGGGGTTAATCTTACCAGCGATCCGAATTTTTCAAGCAATAGCTTGTTTATGATATAGAGGACTTCTTTGATTCAGGAGGCCATATGCCAATTTTCATAAGGAAAAAGATATTATTTTTGCTGTCTGGATTGTATTAAAGAATTCAAATCTGACCCAGAGAAGTACATTCAGGAACTAAAAGAGCAAGAATGACCTGAATAGACGTTCCTGATGACAATACGTTAGAAACTTGCTATAATTGGGGTTAAATATTTCCTATATTTAACCCCTTTTGTTTAGGTGAGGTTTTGCTATGGTCAAGTGGCAGTATGGAAGGCGTCTTAAACCATCGGTTTTCGACATACCAGTTGCCAAGATAAAGAGCGGCTGGTATTCTGATAAATATTTTGTGCGCACAAAAAAGATATTAGAGCGTGATAATAATCATGTAAAGGTCTTGATGCAGGTATTCTGCAGAAAAAATGCTGTTGTCTGTGGTCTGGATGAGGCAATTGCTATCCTTAAGCTCTGTGCAGACCGGCCAAGCCAGTTAAAGATCAAGGCCCTCTATGATGGCGATGAGGTAAAAAAGGGCGAGACTGTCATGACTATTGAGGGTGATTACAGTACCTTTGCGCACTTAGAGACTGTATATTTGGGAGTTATTGCTCGGCCTACAGCTGTAGCTACTGCAGTCAAGAAGGTGGTTAAGGCAGCTAGCGGCAAAAAGGTATTGTTTTTTCCTGCCCGTTTTGACCATTACAGAATGCAGACTGCTGACGGCTATGCTGCATTTATATCCGGTGCCTTAGGGGTTTCTACTGATGCCCAAGGATTGTGGTGGGGTGAGAAAGGCCTAGGTACAGTTCCTCACGGACTTATTGCTGCATATAATGGCGATACAGTAAAGGCAGCAGTCAGCTTTGATAAATATATGCCTAAAAACATTCAACGTATTGTCCTTGTTGATTTTAATAATGATTGTATAGCTACATCTTTAAAGGTGGCAGAGGCGTTGGGCAGCAGACTATGGGGAGTCCGGTTTGATACTGCTTTAGATGTAAAGGATAAGTCAGTTAAAGGCAAGAGTAGAGATTCTTATGGGGTTTGTCCTGAACTTGTATTTAAGGCAAGGAAGGCTCTTGATAAATGCGGGTATAATTATGTAAAGATAATAATTTCAAGTGGATTTGATGAAGATAAGATAAAAAGATTCCTTCAGTTAGGCGTTCCTTTTGATGCTGTAGGTGTTGGCTCAGCATTATTGAAGGAAAGAATCGACTTTACAGCAGACATTGTGAAGGTAGCAGGCAAGCCCTGCCATAAGGTGGGCAGAAAATATAGGCCTAATCCGCGTTTGAAATTAGTTAACTGACTCTTACCTGTATAGATAAACCCCAAGATGTATGACTAAAACAAATATGGCGAATCTGGCCAAAAAGGGGTATAATATTTCAAGATACGAGCAGAACAAAGAAGTTTCCAAGAGACAAGTCTATGCTAGGAAATAGAATATTTCGATTGATTTTTGTTGTTATTATTGTGCTTATTTGCGTAGGTACAGCCTTAGTCTCATATTTTCTGTTTATCACATCCGGCTCAGCACTTCTTACCAAAATATTGCTTTCCCAGTATGTTGATTCAGAGAATGTCTCAATTGAAACAATTGAGGGCAATCTTGCCCAAGGTCTTAAGCTCAAAGATATCCAGCTAAAAGGATTTGCAGGACTGCCGGAAGAATCAGTTCTTAAGATTCAGCAGCTCAATGTTTCATTCCGACCTATTAAATTCGACACTTTAAATCTGGATATAGAGAATGCGAGATTGTATCTGCCTTATTCAGATCCAATAGTATTGTTTGCCAGCTATAAGAAGGTGGAGCTTGATGTAAACGTGTATTCGCGCAAGGTTGATGCGCAGGAGATTATGGATCTATTTGCCAAGGATAAGGATTTGGATGATATATCCGGGGCAATAACTAATATTGATAGTTATGTAAAAGGCTCTTTTACTAGGCCGCAGTTAACAGGGGTATTTGATGTAGAGAAGATTTCCTACCAGGAGTTGACGTTTTCTGATTGTCCGGGTTCGTTTGCTATCAATTTAACAGGTAAGGGTAAGGATTCCCAGTTACAGGGGGCAGTAGTTTTTAAAAGTGGCCAGGTTGTAAGTCGGGATCAGGTATTTCGAATAAAGGAGAGCAGGATTATATTTTCCCCTGATTATGAAAAAATCCTTTTTGATTTTAAAGGTTCAACCAAAGTCAGGGATACAGAGATTGACATAGCCTTTAGTGGCAATTTTTCTGATCCTAGTCTGAAGTTAACATCCAAACCCCCTAAACTTGAAAGTATACTTGCCTTTATGCTAGTTAAAGGCACTTATCCTCAAGAAGCAGAAGAGCTGGTACTTAGCGAGGTAAGTTTTAAGAAGGCAATGGCTAAAGATTTATTGGATTATTTCTTATCTGGTAAAAGTATTAGAGATATAATGCAACGTCTAGGTCTAGGCGATATTCCTGCCGTTAGCGAATCAGAGTTAGAAAATAAGCAATGAAACTAAAGAAAGCACTTCTGATAGTAGATGTTCAGAATGACTTCTGCCAAGGTGGCGCTTTAGCTGTACCTGAGGCAGAAGAGATTATGCCGATTGTAAATAAGTATATAGGCATTTTTTTGAAATCTAACCTGCCTATCTTTGCATCCAGAGATTGGCATCCAGAAAAAACTAAACATTTTAAAGATTTTGGAGGTTCCTGGCCCAGGCATTGCATTGCCAATAGTCAGGGTGCAGAATTCAGTCCAAAATTGAAATTGCCAAAACAGGCAATAATCATATCTAAAGGTATGCATCCGGAAAAGATAAGTTATTCTGGTTTTCAGGCAGAGGATTCTGAAGGAAGGGATTTGTCTAGCTTATTAAAGATCTTTGGCATAAAAGAGCTCTTCTGCTGTGGCCTTGCTACTGATTATTGCGTGAAACATTCGGTTCTGGATGCCTTAGGCTATAAATTAAAAGTTAATTTGCTTATAGATGCAATTCGTGGTGTGGATGTTAAAAAGGGCGATTCACTTAGGGCTATAGATGAGATGACATCGCGTGGTGCAAATAAACTCAACCTTAAAGATATTGTTGGCATGGCCTACTAAAGGCCTAATTTAGAGCCTGATGATAAAAGAGGCAATGCTTTATGAAAAACTTCCGAATGATAAGGTTCATTGTCATTTGTGCTCACATCATTGCCGCATATCAACTGGTGAATTCGGAATCTGCGGTGTAAGAAAAAATAGAGAGGGAGCGCTTTATACACATGTATATAAAGAGGCGATTGCAGCAAATGTTGATCCAATAGAAAAAAAGCCTTTATATCATTTTTTGCCTGGGACAAGCTCTTATTCGATTGCCACAGTAGGCTGCAATTTCAAATGTGGCTTTTGTCAGAACTGGCAGATATCTCAAAGCAATAAAAAAGACAATAATAATGCGGCTGGACACGAGTTAAGTCCGCAAGATATTGTTAAAGAGGCAAAAAGGTTAAATTGCAAAAGCATCTCATATACATATACAGAGCCAACTATCTTTTTTGAATACGCTTTCGATACTGCCAAATTAGCTAAAGATAACGGTTTGTATAACAATTTTGTTACAAATGGATACATGAGTGAATCCGCCCTTTGTAAGATTGTTCCTTTCTTGGATGCGGCAAACGTGGATTTGAAGTCTTTTAATGATGATTTCTATAGAAAGATTTGTCAGGCTAGGTTAAAGCCGGTCCTGGATTCCATCAGACTTATGAAGAAATTGCGCATCTGGGTTGAGGTTACTACGCTTTTAATACCCAGGCACAATGATTCAGAGGAAGAGCTTGAGAAAATAGCGGAGTTCATTGCTTCTGTTGGCGTTGAGATTCCTTGGCATATTAGCAGGTTTCGTCCTGATTATCAATTTAGGGATGCTGTTAGTACTCCAATAGATATATTAAACAAGGCAAAAGCGATAGGAGAGAAGGCGGGATTGCGTTATGTATACCTAGGAAATGTATTTGAAGGCAATGACACTTATTGCTATAATTGTAAACGCCTGCTCATTAAAAGGAGTGGTCTGGGAATGGCTTATCTTGAGCTTAGTAATGGGCAATGTCCAGATTGCTCTACTGCCCTAGAAGGGGTTTTTTGATATCCGAGGTTGCGATAATTTGCTGAAAGGGCAAGGAACAATAAAAAGGATTATAAAGATACTGCGCAAGACTTACCCTAAAGCGCGCACTACACTCTTTTTTAAGAGCCCTTTGCAGATTTTGATATCTACTATTCTTTCAGCTCAATGCACTGACGAGCGAGTTAACAAGATTACACCAGCGCTTTTTAAGAAATACCCCAGTGCCGCTTGCTTTGCTAAGGCAAAACAGTCTGTTTTAGAGCGGGAAATTCGCTCGACTGGATTTTATAGGAATAAGGCAGGAAATATCATTGCCGCAGCAAAGAAAATAGTAACTGAATTTTCAGGCAAGGTCCCGGATAATATGTCAGATTTGGTTAGCCTTTCGGGGGTTGCAAGAAAAACTGCCAATATTGTATTATCCAGTGCATTCAAGAAAAGCCAAGGCA
This window of the Candidatus Omnitrophota bacterium genome carries:
- a CDS encoding glutamine synthetase beta-grasp domain-containing protein, whose product is MEEYLSPTQAAKILGISRQAVIERIKSGTLFAEKVGSRYIIAKDQVLLEDPSAKREPISIDIPSLGKKNRKQGIKDIIEKIHKDNIRTIQLWFVDILGILKCVSITKGELKDALEHGKGFDGSSVTGFAEAQESDIIAMPDVTTFKVLPWTIETGPIARIFCDILSPDQSPYVGDTRYVLRKATARAGKLGLTFYIGPEVEYFYFKSNKSPQIIDEGSYFELIPNDLANTLRNKTVRVLEEMGITMEATHHEVAPSQHEIDPKYTNALTAADNVITIKYVVKEIAQQSGVYATFMPKPLFGVNGSGMHVHQSLFRGDKNTFFDKRDKYHLSSIAKGFIAGQLKHAREICSLTAQWVNSYKRLVAGYEAPVYASWAQRNRTALLRVPLYRPGNEKATRIELRCPDPACNPYLAFSVMLAAGLEGVEKKYPLPPAVEPNIYHMAMEEREKRGLTSLPGNLFEAIMETEKSEFIKEILGEHILSRFLFNKKKEWEDYRIQITQHEIKKYLPLL
- the carB gene encoding carbamoyl-phosphate synthase large subunit, whose protein sequence is MPRRKDIKKVLIIGSGPIIIGQACEFDYSGTQACKALKEEGFEVVLVNSNPATIMTDPGTADKTYIEPLTVETLEKIIAKERPDGLLSNLGGQTGLNLSLSLYKAGILKKYGVEIIGVKADAIERGEDRLAFKETMAKLGLEVPRSKVSTSVEEAEKIAEGLKYPVVLRPAYTLGGTGGGIAYNVEELRIVVARGLAASIVGQVLVEESVIGWEELELEVVRDQKNQKITVCFIENIDAMGIHTGDSFCAAPMLTVPEKLQKRMQEFSYRIVDAIGVVGGTNIQFAHNLEDDRLVVIEINPRTSRSSALASKATGFPIARISTKLAVGLTMDEIPYWRKGTLEKYEPWGDYVVIKFARWAFEKFAGAKDVLGTQMKAVGEVMSIAKNFKEAFQKAIRSLEIKRYGLGYAKDFNSLSLERLKEKLAQPSSERVFLMYEALRKGMSVEELYSLTFIGRWFISQMKELVEFEEKLLKYSWKDLPDQELAKAKEWGFSDKYLGQLFQVKEAEVRQKRIAIGKVACFEPVPVSGVENAAYYYSTFNAKDTVPVSSNKKVMILGGGPNRIGQGIEFDYTCVHAAFALRDEGYESIMVNCNPETVSTDYDTSNKLYFEPLTVEDVLTIYEKEKPIGAIVQFGGQTPLNIAQELKDNGVNILGTTPENINLAEDRERFRERMINLGIPQPESGTARSLEEAINIAKRIGFPLMVRPSYVLGGRGMEIVYDEYMLKRYAQEAINVSPEHPMLIDRFLEHAIEVEVDALSDGKDSFIAGIMEHIEPAGVHSGDSACAIPTKTIKTKHLKDIEKYTAAIAKELKVVGLMNIQYAICNEEVYILEANPRASRTVPLVSKITAIPIARIATQLMLGKRIKEFPELKKKKIPYVGVKEAVFPFNMFPEVDPVLGPEMRATGEVMGIADSFGLAFYKAEEASGTKLPLKGNILLTVADKDKKYLVPIAKEMKQLGFNIYATGGTGEFLNKKGIENKVIRKLHEGRPNISDAIKNKEINLIVNTPIGRSSKFDDSYIRIMAVRHKIPYITSIAAAQASIEGIKAVSSSESLPKALQDYHKEIG
- a CDS encoding ExsB family transcriptional regulator codes for the protein MKSAEFTVKEIKLEDLSPQKFIEEKAQEISIAVKDDVAINALSGGVDSSVVTMLGHKALGKRLKTYFIENGIMREGEAERIANIFKELGVKVEIFDARKEFFSALKGLTDPEEKREAITQTFYKKVFGDLVRNSGSKYLLQGTNYTDVEETIAGIKRQHNILEQLGIDTQASFGYKVLEPIIELRKSGVREIAKAVGLPEEIHNRPPFPGPALAARVIGEVNPERTETVRKATTIVEQELSSTKAFQYLAILHQDRVTGIRDGKRDFGLQIEVRCWESKDALKGTPTRLSFDILEKLSKRITTEVPGVVSVTYNITTKPPSTIEAI